In Candidatus Bathyarchaeia archaeon, the following are encoded in one genomic region:
- a CDS encoding ribose-phosphate diphosphokinase translates to MKIIPGPASRELGEKIAKLLDAETAPLVSKTYPDGESYVRLEGSVKNEEAVIIQTTSPPQDTRLIQLALIVDAAKRHGAKKVTAVVPYLAYARQDKIFLPGEAVSIDAIAQMLKAVGVDSLITVNVHQEKVLNRFPFQAKNVSAIPLLAEYFKQKGFAKAFALAPDMGAIYIVEEAKKVLGGECGYLEKHRDRYTGQISVEKKTFNVKGKTVIIFDDIISTGGTIVAAAKILKELGAGKVFAACAHPLLISDAEKRILEAGVEEIVGTDSIPSHVSKVSLAPLIAKHLKERQSG, encoded by the coding sequence ATGAAAATAATACCCGGTCCAGCGTCAAGAGAACTAGGCGAAAAAATAGCTAAACTCTTAGACGCAGAAACAGCTCCGTTGGTTTCTAAAACTTATCCAGACGGAGAATCCTACGTGAGATTAGAAGGTTCAGTGAAGAACGAAGAAGCAGTCATAATCCAAACCACAAGCCCGCCACAAGACACGCGTCTAATACAGCTAGCACTTATTGTTGATGCAGCCAAACGTCATGGTGCAAAAAAAGTAACCGCGGTCGTGCCTTATCTTGCTTACGCACGCCAAGACAAAATTTTCCTTCCAGGCGAAGCAGTAAGCATAGACGCCATAGCACAGATGCTTAAAGCTGTTGGAGTTGATAGCCTAATAACAGTGAATGTACACCAAGAAAAAGTGTTGAATAGATTTCCTTTTCAAGCAAAAAACGTTTCAGCCATTCCGCTCTTGGCAGAATATTTTAAGCAGAAAGGTTTTGCAAAAGCGTTTGCGCTGGCTCCAGACATGGGTGCAATTTACATTGTGGAAGAAGCGAAAAAAGTTCTCGGCGGAGAATGCGGCTACTTAGAAAAGCATAGAGACCGCTATACTGGACAGATTAGCGTTGAAAAGAAAACATTCAACGTTAAAGGAAAAACCGTGATAATCTTTGACGACATAATCAGCACCGGCGGCACAATAGTTGCTGCTGCAAAAATTCTGAAAGAGCTTGGAGCAGGAAAAGTGTTTGCCGCGTGTGCACATCCACTTTTGATAAGTGATGCAGAAAAAAGAATTCTTGAGGCTGGAGTTGAGGAGATAGTAGGCACAGACAGCATTCCAAGTCATGTTAGCAAGGTTTCTCTAGCGCCCTTAATAGCTAAACATTTGAAGGAACGCCAAAGTGGCTAA
- a CDS encoding hydroxymethylglutaryl-CoA reductase, degradative, producing the protein MSKSSLISGFYKLSPKERLQFVKKFASLTDEEAALLLNTGSLSLDLADRMIENVVGAIPIPLGIGVNFLINKRDYLIPMAIEEPSVVAAASYAAKMARDGGGFHTSSTPPIMIGQIQAVGIKDPYAAKMRVLQAKEDIIKKANDQDPVLVSVGGGAKDLDAKVIHTTQGPMLITELHVDCRDAMGANAVNTMAEAVAPLIERITGGRVYLRIISNLAVKRLARAWCIVPKDSVGGEEVVDGIVNASAFAAADPYRAATHNKGIMNGIIAVIIATCNDHRAIEAGAHAYAVKNGHYTTLSTWEKNENGDLVGSIELPMAVGLIGGAVRTHPIAKIAIKILGVKTANEFAEVLAAVGLAQNLGALRALAHEGIQRGHMSLHARNIAVAAGATGELIDLVAEKMVEERKIRMDRAKELIEQYKATGKI; encoded by the coding sequence ATGAGTAAGTCATCTTTGATTTCAGGTTTTTATAAGCTTAGTCCGAAAGAACGTTTGCAATTTGTCAAAAAGTTCGCTAGTTTAACAGATGAAGAAGCTGCTTTGTTGCTGAATACTGGTTCTTTGTCTTTGGATTTGGCTGACCGCATGATAGAAAACGTTGTCGGTGCAATTCCCATACCTTTAGGCATCGGCGTAAACTTCCTCATAAACAAGCGTGACTATCTGATTCCAATGGCTATCGAGGAACCCTCAGTTGTCGCAGCAGCCAGTTACGCAGCTAAAATGGCACGCGACGGCGGAGGCTTCCACACAAGCAGCACACCACCAATAATGATCGGACAAATACAAGCAGTCGGCATAAAAGATCCATACGCAGCCAAAATGCGCGTTTTACAAGCAAAAGAAGACATCATAAAAAAAGCAAATGACCAAGACCCAGTGCTCGTTTCAGTCGGTGGCGGCGCAAAAGACTTAGACGCAAAAGTAATCCACACAACCCAAGGACCGATGCTCATCACAGAATTGCACGTTGACTGCCGCGACGCCATGGGCGCAAACGCAGTTAACACAATGGCTGAAGCTGTAGCGCCATTAATAGAACGCATAACAGGCGGACGTGTTTACCTGCGAATAATCTCCAATTTAGCCGTTAAACGTTTAGCCAGAGCATGGTGCATAGTGCCGAAAGATTCGGTTGGCGGAGAAGAAGTCGTAGACGGCATAGTAAACGCATCCGCCTTTGCAGCAGCAGACCCATACCGAGCCGCAACCCACAACAAAGGCATAATGAACGGCATAATAGCCGTCATAATCGCAACATGCAACGACCACCGCGCAATCGAAGCAGGAGCCCACGCATACGCAGTAAAAAACGGACACTACACGACGCTTTCAACGTGGGAGAAAAACGAAAACGGCGACCTAGTAGGCTCAATTGAACTGCCAATGGCTGTAGGCTTAATCGGCGGAGCAGTGCGAACCCACCCAATAGCGAAAATAGCAATAAAAATCTTAGGGGTAAAAACCGCAAACGAATTCGCAGAAGTCTTAGCAGCCGTTGGTTTAGCACAAAACCTTGGCGCATTACGCGCATTAGCACACGAAGGCATACAACGCGGACACATGTCACTTCACGCAAGAAACATAGCCGTAGCAGCCGGCGCAACAGGCGAACTAATCGATTTAGTAGCCGAAAAAATGGTTGAAGAACGCAAAATCCGCATGGACAGAGCAAAAGAGCTCATCGAACAATACAAGGCAACTGGAAAAATCTAA
- a CDS encoding MBL fold metallo-hydrolase: MSTQATITETGAVLLGKHVACDAFDKTRPLRVVTHAHADHMTGLKQSLRTCEKVLMTKATKDLIDVMMGPLFLMEGNVETHEYGKTFQYNDEYITLFGADHILGAAQVLVEDKEGTKTVFTGDFRIDGTPILDADTLVMEATYGGPTCKRSFAKDIKNLLISVIEHGLEQGTVYVFGYHGKLQEVMQILHKANVKAPFVVPEKVFHVSKVCEQHGMRLGHLILSEEREAKEMLEKNAPCIAFYHMGSRSKIGPNAFRVYVSGWEFNSPCREINEKEYIIALSDHSDFNGLLEYVRRSKPKLVITDNYRVGHAEILAKEIHKRLGISAIALPKK, translated from the coding sequence TTGTCCACACAAGCCACAATAACAGAAACTGGCGCTGTACTTCTAGGAAAACATGTCGCATGCGACGCCTTCGACAAAACAAGACCATTAAGAGTTGTCACTCACGCCCACGCAGACCACATGACCGGCTTAAAACAAAGCCTCCGAACATGCGAAAAAGTGCTGATGACAAAAGCAACAAAAGACTTAATCGATGTCATGATGGGACCACTCTTCCTAATGGAAGGCAACGTGGAAACACACGAATACGGCAAAACCTTCCAATACAACGACGAATACATAACACTTTTCGGCGCCGACCACATCCTAGGCGCAGCACAAGTACTCGTAGAAGACAAAGAAGGAACAAAAACAGTTTTCACAGGCGACTTCAGAATCGACGGAACCCCAATTTTAGACGCAGACACACTCGTCATGGAAGCCACATATGGAGGCCCAACATGCAAACGCTCCTTCGCCAAAGACATCAAAAACCTCCTAATCTCCGTCATAGAACATGGACTAGAACAAGGCACAGTTTACGTTTTCGGCTATCACGGCAAACTCCAAGAAGTAATGCAAATCCTACACAAAGCCAATGTAAAAGCACCCTTCGTCGTGCCGGAAAAAGTCTTTCACGTGTCAAAAGTTTGCGAACAACACGGCATGCGCCTTGGACATTTAATACTCTCTGAAGAACGAGAAGCCAAAGAAATGCTGGAAAAAAACGCGCCTTGCATAGCCTTCTACCATATGGGCTCACGAAGCAAAATAGGTCCCAACGCCTTCAGAGTTTACGTTAGCGGTTGGGAATTCAACTCTCCATGCCGCGAAATAAACGAAAAAGAATACATCATAGCCCTAAGCGACCACTCAGACTTCAACGGACTACTCGAATACGTCAGACGCTCAAAACCCAAACTCGTCATAACAGACAACTACCGCGTAGGACACGCAGAAATCCTTGCAAAAGAAATCCACAAACGCCTTGGAATCTCCGCCATAGCACTGCCAAAAAAATAA
- a CDS encoding RNA-binding domain-containing protein produces the protein MDKIKVCVEAEINPTESEEKVKRAIENIFGNIQTKVQPIYKGAIITAEATEREALTKLYNLLRRERIRDAARAVLFEGLSGKTINFYLNKQVAYAGHVSFSKEVAESPLGPIKVKIECENPRELIDWLAPKTT, from the coding sequence ATGGACAAAATAAAAGTCTGCGTGGAAGCTGAAATCAACCCCACAGAAAGCGAAGAAAAAGTAAAACGCGCCATCGAAAACATTTTCGGCAACATTCAAACTAAGGTTCAACCTATATATAAGGGGGCTATAATAACCGCAGAAGCAACAGAACGCGAAGCCCTCACTAAACTTTACAATTTACTCCGCAGAGAACGCATCCGCGACGCCGCAAGAGCAGTATTATTCGAAGGATTAAGCGGAAAGACTATAAACTTCTACCTAAACAAACAAGTCGCATACGCTGGACATGTATCCTTCTCTAAAGAAGTGGCAGAATCACCCTTAGGACCAATAAAAGTCAAAATAGAATGCGAAAACCCCAGAGAATTAATCGACTGGCTCGCGCCCAAAACCACATGA
- a CDS encoding AAA family ATPase, translating into MTGNKFVVGLAGMPGAGKSIVVSAAKEMGYGIVVMGDVVREETTHRGLELNPQNIGRVMLELREKEGKGVIARRCIPKIENVPDSKILVDGIRSLNEVEEFKKHFPKFTLIAVHSSPETRFKRLYHRQRSDDPANWEIFHERDMRELSVGLGEAIAMAEHLIVNEEKYEFVKRKAKEVLGKVEQKWTK; encoded by the coding sequence GTGACTGGCAATAAATTTGTTGTTGGTTTGGCTGGTATGCCTGGAGCTGGAAAATCCATAGTGGTTTCTGCCGCTAAAGAGATGGGTTATGGCATTGTTGTGATGGGTGATGTGGTGCGAGAGGAAACAACGCATAGGGGGTTGGAGCTGAACCCGCAAAACATTGGCAGAGTGATGCTTGAATTGCGAGAGAAAGAGGGAAAAGGCGTCATAGCAAGAAGGTGTATTCCAAAAATAGAAAACGTGCCAGACAGCAAAATTCTTGTGGATGGCATACGCAGCTTAAACGAAGTTGAAGAATTCAAAAAGCATTTTCCAAAATTCACACTCATAGCGGTTCATTCATCGCCTGAAACAAGATTCAAAAGACTTTATCATAGACAAAGAAGCGACGACCCAGCCAATTGGGAAATCTTCCACGAAAGAGACATGCGCGAGTTAAGCGTTGGTTTAGGCGAAGCCATAGCAATGGCTGAACACTTAATAGTAAACGAAGAAAAATATGAGTTTGTAAAACGGAAAGCCAAAGAAGTTCTCGGGAAAGTCGAACAAAAATGGACAAAATAA
- the thpR gene encoding RNA 2',3'-cyclic phosphodiesterase, which translates to MSETIRSFIAFDMDSEQVLKKITDIQSLLIKTGADLKLVEPKNIHITVRFLGNITLPMVDKIFEEMKKVQFIPFDIKIRGVGAFPNVRYPRVLWAGITEGADQLRSIFSQLEPRLRSLGFTPDQKGFSPHLTIARVKSGRNKAELAKFLNENANCEFGIVRAECLRLKRSDLTPKGPIYSTLKEVCPQK; encoded by the coding sequence ATGTCTGAGACCATAAGAAGTTTTATAGCTTTTGACATGGACAGCGAACAGGTTCTAAAAAAAATCACAGACATCCAATCTCTTCTAATCAAAACTGGAGCAGACTTAAAACTTGTTGAACCCAAGAACATTCACATTACCGTCCGATTTCTCGGAAACATAACCCTCCCCATGGTGGACAAGATTTTTGAAGAAATGAAAAAAGTTCAGTTCATTCCCTTCGACATTAAAATTCGTGGAGTTGGCGCCTTTCCAAACGTGCGTTATCCACGAGTTTTGTGGGCTGGAATAACCGAAGGCGCCGACCAGTTGAGAAGCATTTTCAGCCAGCTAGAACCGCGTTTACGCAGTTTAGGGTTTACGCCTGACCAAAAGGGCTTCAGTCCTCACCTTACGATTGCCCGTGTAAAGTCTGGGAGAAACAAGGCTGAACTTGCCAAATTCTTAAATGAGAATGCAAATTGTGAGTTTGGAATTGTACGGGCTGAATGTTTAAGGCTTAAAAGGAGCGATTTGACGCCGAAAGGCCCAATTTACTCAACACTTAAAGAGGTTTGTCCACAGAAATAG
- the cca gene encoding CCA tRNA nucleotidyltransferase: MQRKMADICEAVLKRVTPDKKRRAEIEALARKLEKKVSNASKALGVEAMVRVEGSVAKDTWLSEEPDIDVFMRVPTTIPRKSLGEVCLKVARKATEGAEQIERFAEHPYLEAIIDGVRVNIVPCYNVKRGEWLSATDRTPYHTDYVKEHLKVPMHAEVRLLKKFMTGVDVYGAEIKVGGFSGYLCELLILHYKSFAETLKAFAQYKQRKVIDIEGYYKERENELPLLFTEPLVIIDPVDKGRNVASAVQPQKLYTFIAAARAFLEKPHLAFFYPPKTTALTAKELKQTLKKRGSAIVLVTFGNVNAVPDVLWGQLYKSQRSLHKLIELNDFKILRDTTWSDEKNLNVFLFELENHHIASVKRHLGPPLERERECRDFLEKYMRDSNVVSGPYIADGRLAVQLKRKYTDVRKLLKEKLKDGGRNAGVAEKISLVLKNNFKVLVNEEIAEIYGKNSEFAEFLIEFLSGKPKWLEPA; this comes from the coding sequence ATGCAGAGAAAGATGGCGGATATCTGCGAAGCTGTTCTAAAACGTGTTACGCCAGACAAGAAAAGACGTGCTGAAATTGAGGCTTTAGCTAGAAAACTGGAGAAGAAAGTCTCCAACGCATCAAAAGCTTTGGGTGTTGAAGCTATGGTGCGCGTGGAAGGCTCTGTTGCTAAAGACACTTGGCTCAGCGAAGAGCCAGACATAGACGTTTTCATGCGTGTTCCAACCACTATACCGCGTAAATCGCTTGGAGAAGTCTGCTTGAAAGTAGCCAGAAAAGCCACTGAAGGAGCAGAACAGATTGAAAGGTTTGCTGAGCATCCGTATTTGGAGGCGATAATTGACGGTGTCAGAGTGAACATTGTGCCTTGTTATAACGTTAAGCGTGGAGAATGGTTAAGCGCCACAGACCGAACGCCCTACCACACGGATTATGTTAAAGAGCATTTGAAAGTGCCAATGCATGCTGAAGTGCGTTTACTGAAAAAGTTTATGACAGGAGTGGACGTTTATGGCGCTGAAATAAAAGTCGGCGGATTCAGCGGCTACTTATGCGAACTTCTAATTTTGCACTACAAATCCTTTGCAGAGACACTCAAAGCCTTCGCGCAATATAAGCAAAGAAAAGTCATAGACATAGAAGGCTACTACAAAGAAAGAGAAAACGAGTTACCACTATTATTCACGGAACCGTTAGTAATCATCGACCCAGTAGACAAAGGAAGAAACGTAGCTTCAGCAGTACAGCCGCAGAAACTCTACACTTTCATAGCCGCTGCACGAGCTTTCCTAGAAAAACCCCACTTAGCCTTCTTTTACCCGCCAAAAACAACAGCCTTAACAGCGAAAGAACTGAAACAAACATTAAAGAAGCGTGGCTCCGCCATTGTCCTCGTAACCTTTGGAAACGTCAACGCTGTTCCAGACGTTTTATGGGGGCAACTCTACAAGTCTCAGCGTTCTCTCCACAAGCTTATTGAATTAAACGATTTCAAAATTTTAAGAGATACCACATGGAGCGACGAAAAAAACCTCAACGTTTTTCTCTTCGAACTTGAAAACCACCACATTGCATCAGTCAAGAGACATCTTGGTCCTCCTTTAGAGAGAGAACGTGAATGCAGAGATTTTTTGGAAAAATACATGCGGGATTCTAATGTGGTCTCTGGGCCATACATTGCAGATGGACGATTGGCTGTGCAGCTTAAAAGAAAATACACTGACGTGCGTAAATTGCTTAAGGAAAAGCTGAAGGATGGAGGAAGAAACGCCGGTGTGGCTGAAAAAATTTCGCTGGTTCTGAAGAATAATTTCAAGGTTTTGGTAAACGAAGAAATAGCTGAGATATACGGCAAAAATAGCGAGTTTGCAGAGTTTCTAATTGAATTTCTTTCGGGCAAACCAAAATGGTTAGAACCCGCTTAG
- a CDS encoding undecaprenyl-diphosphate phosphatase: METAVLGTIQGLTEWLPISSTGHLKVAEHFLHFLDTQDSLLFEFMLHIGTLLVVLFFFREDIKKIIAALVHLDFKTEHGKLLPSIIVGTIPAVAVGVLLKEPVEQAFQNLLPIAVAFVVFGLVLYLSKMGKEEKDGIDYLTAVIVGVAEGLAIIPGVSRSGATIAIALLLGIKREKAFKFSFLLSIPAIIGAIGYTAYKDYGALATAGLGWTEILVGVVAAMIVGYLTIKLLWKILAQKKFHFFALYCWLFGIALIALSLSGF; encoded by the coding sequence GTGGAAACAGCAGTTCTCGGCACAATACAAGGCTTAACAGAATGGCTACCAATCTCAAGCACTGGACACTTGAAAGTAGCCGAACATTTTCTGCATTTTCTCGACACACAGGATTCTCTGCTTTTCGAGTTTATGCTGCATATTGGAACATTGCTCGTAGTACTGTTCTTCTTCAGAGAGGACATCAAAAAAATCATTGCAGCTCTGGTTCATTTGGATTTCAAAACAGAACACGGCAAACTATTACCTTCAATAATCGTGGGAACAATTCCCGCTGTGGCTGTGGGCGTTTTACTTAAAGAGCCCGTGGAACAAGCGTTCCAAAATCTGCTGCCAATTGCTGTAGCGTTCGTTGTTTTCGGTTTAGTGCTTTACTTGTCAAAGATGGGAAAGGAAGAAAAAGATGGCATAGACTATTTGACTGCGGTAATTGTGGGTGTGGCAGAAGGCTTAGCCATAATTCCAGGCGTTTCCAGAAGTGGAGCAACAATCGCTATAGCACTGTTGTTGGGAATAAAACGTGAGAAAGCCTTCAAATTCTCATTTCTGCTTTCGATACCAGCAATAATTGGCGCCATCGGATACACGGCATACAAGGATTACGGTGCACTTGCAACTGCGGGTTTAGGATGGACAGAAATCCTCGTGGGAGTCGTTGCTGCAATGATTGTTGGCTATTTAACAATAAAGTTGCTCTGGAAAATCCTTGCCCAAAAGAAGTTTCACTTTTTCGCATTATACTGCTGGCTTTTTGGCATTGCATTAATAGCATTGAGCCTAAGCGGGTTCTAA
- a CDS encoding DUF6125 family protein yields MSEYPLGSREDREMLAKMSMEKLLDYFFLQIRNLWRVDGLYFLGIEKKFGTEAATEIDAGVWETMAAIEAKSLQKMFNVSENPGVPTVIDLLRKSSWALDQPFKTVEVSSKRATLSVDRCRTQETRLSKGLSEFPCKKVRFGYLKNFAKTLNPNVEVNCIVCPPDKHPKNLWCKWEFRL; encoded by the coding sequence ATGAGTGAGTATCCACTTGGAAGCCGCGAAGACCGTGAAATGCTGGCTAAAATGTCCATGGAAAAGCTGCTTGACTACTTCTTTCTGCAAATCCGAAACCTATGGAGAGTTGACGGCTTATACTTTCTCGGCATAGAGAAAAAGTTTGGCACCGAAGCAGCCACAGAGATTGACGCTGGAGTTTGGGAAACAATGGCCGCCATAGAAGCAAAAAGCCTGCAAAAAATGTTCAATGTTAGCGAAAATCCGGGCGTTCCAACAGTTATTGATTTACTGCGAAAGTCAAGTTGGGCTTTAGACCAACCATTCAAAACTGTTGAAGTAAGCAGTAAAAGAGCCACTTTAAGCGTTGACCGTTGCAGAACGCAAGAAACACGCTTAAGCAAAGGATTAAGCGAGTTTCCATGCAAAAAAGTCAGATTCGGCTACTTAAAAAACTTCGCGAAGACGCTCAACCCAAACGTAGAAGTAAACTGCATCGTCTGCCCACCAGACAAGCACCCTAAGAACCTATGGTGCAAATGGGAATTTCGCTTATAA
- a CDS encoding CxxC-x17-CxxC domain-containing protein, with amino-acid sequence MSEKEMHKAVCADCGQECEVPFKPDPNRPVYCRECWSKRRGQRRRY; translated from the coding sequence ATGTCAGAGAAAGAGATGCACAAGGCAGTTTGTGCTGATTGTGGACAGGAATGTGAAGTTCCCTTCAAGCCTGACCCAAATAGGCCCGTTTACTGCCGAGAGTGCTGGTCGAAAAGAAGAGGCCAAAGAAGAAGATATTAG
- a CDS encoding metallophosphoesterase, producing MASQQPEIISRLREFSPTKTAGLISDTHVPARARELPKKVFEVFDKVDFIVHAGDLVQLSVIDELEQLAPVLAVYGNMDGPEIRGKLPKLNSVKVFDWKIGVMHNPGALFGSAKMREIAERNAFNVLVYGHTHSSNMKWEGNTLFINPGSPTNPIPPFINKPTVALLRITKEKIIPEIVQI from the coding sequence ATGGCTAGCCAGCAACCAGAAATAATCTCTCGACTTCGCGAGTTTTCTCCGACAAAAACTGCCGGCTTAATTTCTGACACACACGTTCCGGCAAGAGCCAGAGAACTTCCCAAAAAAGTGTTCGAAGTCTTCGACAAAGTCGACTTCATCGTGCATGCCGGAGACCTTGTGCAGCTTTCCGTCATCGACGAGTTGGAACAGCTCGCGCCTGTCTTGGCTGTTTACGGCAACATGGATGGACCAGAAATCCGCGGAAAACTACCAAAACTTAACTCTGTGAAAGTTTTCGACTGGAAAATAGGAGTAATGCACAATCCAGGCGCGCTTTTCGGCTCAGCAAAAATGCGTGAGATCGCTGAACGGAACGCATTTAACGTGCTTGTTTATGGGCATACGCACAGTTCTAACATGAAATGGGAAGGAAACACTCTTTTCATAAACCCTGGAAGCCCAACCAACCCTATTCCGCCCTTCATTAACAAACCCACTGTCGCTTTGCTTAGAATAACAAAGGAGAAAATAATACCGGAGATAGTTCAGATTTAG
- a CDS encoding CoA-binding protein: MSQHTIEEILTRYRTVAVVGLSKDPSKDSHRVAEYLKDHGFRIIPVNPFADEVLGEKSYKSLLDMPAEVQKTIEVVDIFRPSSEVLLLVKQAIQLRKLYGVPYVVWMQLGIVNEQAAEKARKAGLTVIMDKCMMQEHRRLIEKRKLA; encoded by the coding sequence TTGAGTCAACACACTATTGAAGAGATTTTAACAAGATACAGAACCGTCGCTGTTGTTGGATTGTCCAAAGATCCTTCAAAAGATAGCCACAGAGTGGCTGAATACCTAAAAGATCACGGCTTTCGCATTATACCAGTCAACCCCTTTGCCGATGAAGTCTTGGGAGAGAAAAGCTATAAGAGCTTGTTAGACATGCCGGCAGAAGTGCAAAAAACTATTGAGGTTGTGGACATTTTTAGGCCTTCCTCTGAAGTTTTGCTATTAGTGAAGCAGGCAATTCAGTTAAGGAAGTTGTATGGTGTGCCGTATGTGGTTTGGATGCAGTTGGGAATAGTCAACGAGCAAGCGGCTGAAAAAGCGAGAAAAGCAGGCTTAACTGTGATTATGGATAAGTGTATGATGCAAGAGCACCGTCGATTAATTGAAAAGCGAAAACTTGCCTAA
- a CDS encoding adenylosuccinate synthetase has protein sequence MPCTVIAGAFWGDEGKGKIISYLALKDKLDVCVRTGSVNAAHTVWYKGNRYALHMVPAAFVYEKCRLLIGAGSNVEVKQLLEEIEQTGTKNRIGVDAQASIIEEKHSMQDKASAHLKQVVGTTGRGVGPAIEERVRRTAKLARDIPELKPYLTDVSKEANEAIDKGKNVMLEGTQGLLLSLYHGTYPYVTGRDTSAAAICSEAGVGPTKVDEVLIVFKSFMTRVGAGPLPGEITKEEAIKRGWFETAAGTGRDRRSAPFNFELAKKAVTLNGATQAAVTKLDVLFPACKGAKTYDDLPKDAKQFIKEIEKSTGIPVVLIGTGPEALDIIDRRK, from the coding sequence ATGCCGTGCACAGTTATAGCTGGAGCCTTCTGGGGAGACGAAGGAAAAGGAAAAATAATCTCTTACCTAGCCTTAAAAGATAAACTTGACGTTTGCGTGAGAACGGGTTCTGTTAACGCCGCCCACACAGTATGGTATAAAGGTAACCGTTACGCGTTGCATATGGTTCCCGCAGCCTTTGTCTATGAGAAATGCCGTTTGCTGATTGGCGCGGGTTCAAATGTTGAAGTTAAACAGTTACTCGAAGAAATAGAACAGACAGGCACCAAAAACCGCATAGGCGTAGACGCTCAAGCTTCTATAATCGAAGAAAAACACTCAATGCAAGACAAAGCAAGCGCGCATCTCAAACAAGTTGTAGGCACAACCGGCAGGGGCGTAGGCCCAGCAATCGAAGAACGCGTCCGCAGAACAGCAAAACTTGCAAGGGACATTCCAGAACTCAAGCCATACTTGACAGACGTGTCTAAAGAGGCTAACGAGGCAATAGATAAAGGCAAAAACGTCATGCTCGAAGGAACACAAGGCTTGCTACTTTCGCTTTATCACGGAACATACCCCTACGTGACAGGACGAGACACAAGCGCAGCAGCAATCTGCTCCGAAGCAGGAGTAGGCCCAACAAAAGTTGACGAAGTCTTAATAGTGTTCAAATCCTTCATGACCCGTGTCGGCGCAGGCCCACTACCTGGAGAAATAACAAAAGAAGAAGCCATAAAACGCGGATGGTTCGAAACTGCTGCTGGAACAGGCCGTGACAGACGCTCTGCTCCATTCAATTTTGAACTTGCCAAGAAAGCTGTTACGCTTAATGGCGCAACTCAGGCTGCAGTCACAAAACTTGACGTTCTTTTTCCTGCATGCAAAGGCGCGAAAACATACGATGACCTTCCAAAGGACGCTAAGCAGTTCATAAAGGAAATTGAAAAATCCACAGGCATTCCAGTCGTGCTAATCGGCACTGGGCCAGAAGCCTTAGACATAATTGACAGAAGAAAATAA